GACTACTTCAATTCCTCGATCCGCAGGGATGGACACGGATACTTCGTCGAGCAAATCAGGGAAACGGTTCGCGAGAAGGTCTATTTTCTCTATGAGGACACCCCCCTGTTTGTCGTCGATGTGAGTCTGGGACCGCCGATTGATTTCTTGCTCAATACGGGAGAGCGGTTGCCGTTGATTCCGGATCGGCTCTTTGTCCACGGTGACGATCTGTACATGGAGAGGGAGGCAGAGCGGATCAAATTTACCGATCGGGTTCTGCTCAAAATTGCGGGTCTCATCGATTTCGATGGCCGGCACTATGCCATTTCCGTCGATGGGCGCTGGCATACCCTGGCTGAAAGATAACCGCTTATTCTTGACATTCTATCCGGGGACGGTCTGGAACCGGATCGCCAGCGGTGAGTCTTTCGGTATCTGCTGTCCCAGCGCAATCACGCCCATTTCCGGAAGGGGCATCTCATCTCGCCGGACGGTCGCTGTCTGACCGTCCGATTTCAGCACATAGGTCCCGTTGGTGCTCTCATCGATCAGGATGAAGTTCTCTTTGCGCAATTCGACTCTCGCATGCAGTCTGGATACACTGGGATCGTTAATCACGATCGTATTGATCTTGTCTCGTCCGAGGGTAACTACCGGGCAAGATGAGTCGACGCAGACCCGCTGGCCTTCGCTGGTCAACACCAACCTGGCACGTTGAACCGTTTGACATGCCTGTGGTTGACCACCGACGGTGGTGATCATGGTCAGTTCTTCGGGACGACCCCATGACAACTCGTAAATATCGACAGGCCGCCATTTGCCTTTAATCCGGGCTTGATCCACGAGCCTTGCACAGGATAGATGAACCCCTGTAAAAAGCTTTATGGTGTAACCCGAGGTGATGATTTGACCTGCCTTGGCCTGATCCACCATGCGCGCGGCCATGTTGACGGCATCGCCGAATACGTCGTCCGATTGGCGGACGATCGGGCCGTGATGCATGCCGATGCGCAGTTGAATGTGTTCGGCCGACATTTGCGGATCGGCGGATATCTGCTCCTGCATGTGCGTGGCGGCCGAAGCCGCTTGATCCGGCGTGTCAAAGGTGCACATCACCTCATCGCCGATAGTTTTGATCACCGTACCTTTTTTTTCTCTTGTGAGGGCGGCCAGTTTGTCCATGCAGGTGGTCACCAATAGGCGTGCACGCTCGTCTCCAAGCTTTTCATACAGGCGTGTGCTTCCGGCGATATCTGCGAACAGGATGGTTTGATAGATTTTTTCAGAGGATAGCAGCATGTGATGTCATGATTTCGATTGAATTGATGGCTCATCGGCTTCGCTACAAAATAGTGGTTGATAGATCGCATGCAGAGCGGAATGATGTCAAGTTGAAGCGAACCGATCGACGACGGGGAAATCGTTTTTACCTTGCCAGAGGGGCAAATGGCGGTTTATCAGATCCTTTTTAGAATGCTTTTAAGGGGGGCAAGGCGTGATTCGAAAAATTGTATCGGCCGGTCAGACCGGCGTTGAGCTGGCGGCTTTGGATATTGCTATCAAGCTGGGTATTGCGCATGGTGGTTGGACATCGAGGGGTCGACACAACGAGGATGGACGGCTTCCTGAAATGTACCGGCTCGAAGAGACATCGATCCTGGGATTTCAGGAGGCTTTGCGGAAAAATGTGTCTGAATCGGACGGCACGTTAGTGATTTCCAGGGGAAAGAGTACCCCCCATACGAAAGAGGCCGTGCGGACGACACTCGAACTTGAACGGCAGCTGCTTCATGTCGATCTATCCCAGCATCCTCTGTTCGAGGCCGCTTCGCTTGTCAGTTCATGGATGGCCCAAAAGCACATCAAAATCGTCCATGTGACCGGTCTGCTGTCGAGCGAAGATCCCGCCATTTATGATCAAACCCGAAAGATATTAGAAACAGCGTTTTATCTTGGATTTATTAAATCAGATGTTCAACAAACTATGCGCGGTCCCGATGTGAGTTCCGCCCCTGGTGTGGAAAGCTTGCCGCATACTGTATCTGACGCCGTCAAAGCTCTTAAGACGACCCTTACCCTGAAAGACCGAACCCTTTTGGCGAACATGCAATTGGATGAATTGGATCACCTTCGTTCGGGCTTGGGAGAATATATCAAGCAGCACTTTGGCTTGTATGCCGGAAACCAGTCGCTTTTGGAATCATGCGCGCAGCATGCCGGCCTGATTCGACCGCTGCCAGACGAGGCATGCGCGGTGATCCTGCGGGCATTATGGGAGGATCTCGGTCGGAGTCACAAGCTCAGAGTCGTTAAGTAGCGCCCATCCACAAATGGCCAATTGGCCCGATATCGGCGTTGCGCAAAAAATTTAATCCTCGGAATATCAACCATATGCCTGCGGTTAAATTTTTCGCGCGCCTTGATCTCGACCCAATTTGCCTTTTTGTGGACGGACGCTAAGTAGTGCCATTCGCCTCCTCGAAGGACACTGAGTAGAATGGCTCAGAGTAGAATGCCAGAATTGACTTGCATCGGAATTGCTGCTATTGGCCACAAGGTTTTTGCTGCCCAAAGGAGAGATCAATGGCTGAAGTGGTTCCGTTCCAAGGTGTCCGGTACAATCCTGAGTTGATTCATGAAATGGCAGATGTGGTCGCGCCTCCCTACGATGTGATTTCACCGCAAGAGCAAGATGGGTTTCATCAGCGTCACCCCAACAATGTCATCCGCCTCATTCTGGGACAAAAGTTCCCCTCGGACAGCGTACACGAGAATGTCCACCTTCGGGCAGGCCGTTTTTTCGAAGCGTGGCGGTCCGAAAATATCTTGATTCAAGATTCCACATCGGCCTTTTACCTGACGACGGTGTCGTTTTCTTGGCAGGGCGAACAGTACAGACGTTCGGCGATCGT
This Desulfatitalea tepidiphila DNA region includes the following protein-coding sequences:
- a CDS encoding adenylate/guanylate cyclase domain-containing protein is translated as MLLSSEKIYQTILFADIAGSTRLYEKLGDERARLLVTTCMDKLAALTREKKGTVIKTIGDEVMCTFDTPDQAASAATHMQEQISADPQMSAEHIQLRIGMHHGPIVRQSDDVFGDAVNMAARMVDQAKAGQIITSGYTIKLFTGVHLSCARLVDQARIKGKWRPVDIYELSWGRPEELTMITTVGGQPQACQTVQRARLVLTSEGQRVCVDSSCPVVTLGRDKINTIVINDPSVSRLHARVELRKENFILIDESTNGTYVLKSDGQTATVRRDEMPLPEMGVIALGQQIPKDSPLAIRFQTVPG
- a CDS encoding YpsA SLOG family protein; protein product: MIRKIVSAGQTGVELAALDIAIKLGIAHGGWTSRGRHNEDGRLPEMYRLEETSILGFQEALRKNVSESDGTLVISRGKSTPHTKEAVRTTLELERQLLHVDLSQHPLFEAASLVSSWMAQKHIKIVHVTGLLSSEDPAIYDQTRKILETAFYLGFIKSDVQQTMRGPDVSSAPGVESLPHTVSDAVKALKTTLTLKDRTLLANMQLDELDHLRSGLGEYIKQHFGLYAGNQSLLESCAQHAGLIRPLPDEACAVILRALWEDLGRSHKLRVVK